The following DNA comes from Archaeoglobaceae archaeon.
TTTGATGCCATTTCGAAAGTTGAGGATAACGATGTGATTATGGGATTGAAACAGGTTAGAGAAATAGAGAAGAGAGCTCAAATTATAGGCAAAGTCTCGCAGATCGTGAATATAGATGCTGCCTATATTACAGAAAGGCAAATGAAAAAGAAGGTTAATTCAGTTGTGTTTGTCCTTAAAGAAGAGCTCGAGTGTTTGGATTCGCCTGACGATTTCATATCCCTAATAAATGAGAAGAGGGAGAAGTATGCTTGAACTACTATACCCCCTGAGAACGTATCTAATCGTTTCAGGAGTTGAAAAACCCAATATTATGACTGCTGACTGGGTAATACCGCTCTCTTTTGAACCAAAAATGCTGGGAGTTTCTGTAGGCCACAAAAGATACACTAACAAGTTAATAAAGGATTACAAAGAATTTGTAGTTGCGGTTCCCACAATAGAACTGCTCCGAGATGTTTGGATTGCTGGAAGCATAAGTGGTGCTACTGAAGATAAAATATCAAAAGTTAAACTTACTCTCGTTAAATCGCAAAAGATAAGGGTTCCCTCGATAAAGGAATGTCAGGCCAATCTGGAATGTAAGGTTATAAATGAAGTCGAAGTTGGAGATCATACGCTCTTCGTTGGCGAAATTGTCAATGCAACCTATGGAGACGCGTTTAGAGGAGGAAAAGCAGACTTAGGCTATCGATTTATTCTCCACACCAGTTTTGGAAAAAATTTTACGACAAATTCGAGCGAAATATTTACTCCTTAGGATCTACGAATCATTATTACCATTGCACTGAATGAGCCCACAAAGATTGAGACTAAGAAGAACGTGGCTATTCGATAGGTTGCGCTCTGCTCCGCCAAGCTTTTAATTTCGCTCTCCATTTGAGATATCTTAATCGCCCTGCTTTCGAATTCCTCGCTAAGTAGGTCGTATCTCAATTTCAAGGAGTTATAACTCTCATTTAACCTGAAAAATTCCGTTTCAAGCGTCTTTTTCTCCATTTCTAATTTGCTTTTTTCTGACTCGATCTCATTTAACTTTTGAGTAAGATTTTCGATTTCTCCCCTCAAAAGCCCAATTTCGCTACTAATGGCCATTAATTTGCTTTCAAGCCATATTGCATATTTTCTCAGGTTTTCTTGCTTCAAATCTGAAGTAACACTCACTTCTGCAATTCTCAACCCATTGGCTGTCACGTATTTTACTCCAGGCTCACAGCTCGCCCCTACTTTGACAACGTAAGAACCTGCGGGTAAGTAAGCGGAACCGTTCATCGTCTCAACGAAGAAAAGACATGAATCGCTTGTCTCAATAAGGGCCGGTTGGGTAATTGTAATTGTAAAATTATCCCCCAGAGATGCGAAAAGGGTCAAAATTGAAAGAAGCAACCAGATCATATCAAACCCTCCAGAATTGTATTTAATTCACCCTTTATCCTCTCCATCTCGGGCCGTGATATATCTCTCATCGTTTTCGCGTAAATTAAAACTTCCGGATTTATTTCCATCACAAGCAATCTGCTCTCTCCACCCGCAATAACGATTCGGTCTGAATCCAACACGCGTTTGGCAAATTTAATAATCTCTGGCCCCTCTGCAGTGTCCTCGTCCGGAGTAGAACTGTTTGAAGCAATGGGCAATCCATCGGGTGTGAGCAAAGTAACTTCTGACAAGAGATATTTGGTTGCAATATATCCTGGAAGATCTTCTACTGTTTTTGGACCTTCTTGTTGCTGATTTGATACTTCAGACTTCTCTATCGTCTCAACTACTTCTGATATCTTCGCTTTTCTCACAGTTTCTGCAATCTTTTCCTCTTTTGTCATTCCACTTTCAAGAAGTTTCCAAGTAACCACAAACCCGACACCAAACCCAACAACAACACTCAAAATGTCATAGAGCATTTAAATCACCTTAATTTAGCCAACTCATCCAAATTTGCCTTTTCAACCCTCTCTGCAAACTCAAAGGCGTCCTCAAGAGATTTCAAGTCTATTTTTTTCTTTTCTTCTTTCAAAATCTTTCTTGCATAAATCTTTGCAAAGCCTGCAGAGAATCTGTCCACACCAACCATAACACATCTATCTCCAAGGGTTTCGAAATAGATTGCTATGTCCTTACCAAACAATATCGCTTTCTTTATACCAGACTCCCTGAGCCTGTTAAACAGATTTTTCTCTTCAACCCCTTCTGATTCAACTTTTCCATCTTTCTCAACTATGTAAAACTTGAGCCCCATATATCATTTCCCTCTTGCGCATTATTTCTGCTACGTTGTCTGTCCTCACCGGAAAGATTAGAAAGAAATCTTCCATGCGAAAAACTGCAAATCTGGAATTTTCACCAAACTCTACAATACCTGTTTCAAAATCCTTTGGAAAATTAGATACCATTGAGGAGATCTTTTCAATTTTCTGGATTTCTTCCTCCCCCAAAAGATACGTTTCTAAAATTTTACCCTCCTTCACAACACATACTCCTGAGCCAAGCTTGGAGTAGAACTCCCGCGTATTTAGCATTGATTATCTTTAATCCATCGAATATTTAAAATTTACTCTAAAATTCATCAAATAACTAACCTTGAGCTGTTGAGCCAAACAAATTAAATCTAAAAGTTTTTTATACGCCAGGAGAACTTACAATTATGAAAATAGCAGTGTCAGGCAAAGGAGGCGTTGGAAAAACAACTCTCTCAGCGATCCTCGCGCATTTATTTGCCAAAGACGGTTATAGGGTTACTGCGATTGACTGCGATACCGCAATGAATCTTCCTTCAGCTCTTGGGATAAGAACTAAATTAAAACCACTCGCCGAGTTAAAAGAAGTAATAGAAGAACGAGTTGTTGGGCCTTTAGGGACATACAAATTAAATCCAAAAGTTGATGACATTTTCGAAAATTACTCTGTCTACAACGAGGATGGTGTTAGAGTTCTTGTTTTGGGAACGATTGAGAAAGGTGGTGAGGGTTGTTTCTGCCCGGAAAATGCCTTTTTAAGGGCAATTCTAAGACATGCAATTTTCAGAGAGAAAGACGTTCTTATTTTAGACATGGAAGCGGGGATTGAACATCTTGGCAGGGGAACTGCAAGGGGCGTGGATTTGCTGATAGCAGTTGTTGAGCCCGGAAGCAGGGCTTTTGAGACACTTGAAAGAATTGAGAAACTTGCCAAGGATATAGGAATTGAGAAAATTGGGGTTGTTATAAACAAGTTTATTGAGTCTGAAGAAGCTAAAAAGTTGCTCGAGAAAATCAGACACCCTATTTTGGGAAAAATTCCGTTTAGCGAGTGTTTCATAAAGGCTGACATCAACAACATACCACCCTACAAGCTTTGCGATCTCCAACCTTTTAGAGAGATAAAGACCGAAATTGAAAGATTATGCAGATAGGGGTTGTTGTAAGAAAGGGGAAGAACAGAAGAGCAATTGAACTTTTTTCGAGGTTTTTCGATGTAAAGGTCTATGAAGTCGAAAAGGAGTTGCCAATGCTAATTGAGAATCCAAAAGATTATCTGAAACTTCCGGAAGATTTTAAGCCAGATTTGATAGTTTCATATCTCCTGCATCCTGATCTCAATCTCGAACTTATACGACAGGCTTCAGAAAGGGGAATCAAACTCGTTATAATATCGGGTGGGACAAAAAGCGGATCATACAAACAGCTAAAGGACGAGGGGGACAAATTAGGAGTTAAAGTCTTCTGGGAGGAGATTTGCTGCACCACTCCAAAAATTGAAGGCTCGGAGTTTTTTGAACTCTTTGGAAGCCCTGAATTTGAAATAGAGGTTGAAAATGGCATAATTAAAGATGTGAAGGTGAAAAGATCTTCGTTTTGTGGATCAACCTACTACGTCGCAGAAAAGATAAAAGGACTAAATATTGAAGAAGCTCCATCGAAAGCAGGTTATTACACGCAAATCTTTCCATGCATAGCTTCGAGAGGGTTGCAAGGTGGAATTCATAAGGCTGCAAATGCACACAAAAAAGCCGTGGAAAAAGCTATCGAGAAGGCCTTAAGGACTAAGTCCTTTGAGAAAAGCTCAATTTAACTCCTTCCTCAAATGAAAAGACTGGATAAGCGTTCCTCTTCGCACCCAATAAACCGTGAGCCAGAATAGGCAATGCTATAGTTGCATCTACAAAAACCTGAACTTTTTTGCTCTTCCAGTTTATCTTTCCCCAGCTTATTCCCTCCTCGAAGGTGCAACCGCTCAAACCGCCGAAGTAAGGCGAGTCAGTAGTAATCTGGATTGCATAATCATGTCCATCGACTTCGTAGCCCTTCAATCTTGCAACCACTTCAGTTTGCTGAATAAAGTTCTTTGGAACTCCACCACCAATATAGATTACACCTGTCTTTTCTGATTTTGCAACGATTTCAGTTAGCTCCTCAACATCTTTAATAGTGTCAACGATGCATCTCCTATTTGCTAAGGAAGCTCCAATACCTATGGAGCTATCGGCAATCGCCGGGCAAAATATTGGAACGCCCTCCTCATAAGCTGAGATCACTATTGAATCCTCCTTCGCATTTTTTCTGATCTTTTCAGCTATCTTTTCAATTATCTCTCTTGAGCTGTAAATTCCCTCGTGTTCAGCGAAGATCTCAGAGATCAAGAAATCTATTTTGTTGAATTCTTTCTCGTGTGCGAAGACGTCGTAAATTCTGTCTATACCCTCTCTGTAAAGCTCCTCATCATTCACCGCATCGCTACCCAAGTAGTGCTTGAAGCCCAAAGCCTCATGAATGTCGTGGAAAAGATTTGCTCCGGTGGAAACAAGCACGTCGATAAATCTATTCCTGATCATCCAAGAAATAGTCTTCCTCATCCCCGCCGGAACCATGGCTCCGGCGAGTCCCATCAAAATTGTAATTCGCTCCTCTTTTAGCATTTCAAGCCAGATTTCAAATGCCAAGCCAAGCCTTCTACCCTGAAAACCAGTTTTTGTCATTGAGTGCAAAAGATCTGCAAAACTTTTATTGTTCACTTCAATTGGCGCAGTATGCTCCATTTCAGATCACAAAAACCGCAGCTGCAACCACCGTAGTGTAGTCCTCCACTTCAGCAGTAGCGGTGATGTTAAAGGTCTTTGCCGGTTCGATGTCAAACGCAGTCCTTAGCATGTAGGCTGCCATTTCTTCAGCGTGCTTTCCTTCTTCGCCATTACAATAGCCGTGGTATTCGGTAAGGTAGCCGTTAAGCAAGGGCGTGTCTGGAATTGCAGCTCCAACGCTTGCAAAGATTTTCTTGCCCTTTTCACAGCTTGTCATTCTCGACATTACGCAGAAAACGATCTGCCCTGGATAAAGCTCCTTTAAGCCATCTTCTTTTGTGATTAGCTCGCACCCAGGCGGATAGATGCTGCTAACCGTTACAAGGTTGAATTTTTCGATTCCCGCATCTCTCAGAGCGAGTTCGAAGCTAACAAGGGCATCTTTATGTCTTCCAACCCCTGAGGTAAAGAAGACTTTTTTTGGCAAAAATCTGCCCTCAGAAGCCAGATTTAACCCGCCCGCTCTCCCAGAGCTCTGTTTATATCCAACCAATTCCAATTCAGACGTCTCGAACATCTCCTCGCACCAATCGACTTGATAGTATTAGAGTATTTAAGCTTTTCTATGAGCCTTCTGAGCAGTATGCAGTGAATTTAATTATTACTCATCCGAATCGAATTCGGGCTGTTTTAATACACATTAGAGTTTAAAATTAAATATCTAAAATAGTATACTATTGCTCCCAGATTACGTCCTCGATAGAGAAGTTGCATTTGAAAAACAAAATTTAGAGAAGTCGCAAACTGTAATTTTTTGCCCATTGCCTCCAGAATGATTTGCATAGATAGAATCCAGCCGATTTCGCTCCATAAACGTCATCTAAATTCCTAAGATGACAAAAAAGCCCAACTACTCAAAGATCTCCTCATGAGCCTTATTGGAAGGTTTAAGAACTTCAACATTCGTTTAAACGTTTAAAAGCTGGATAAAACTGTTCTTTGCTAATTAAAACCTTTTTGCAACCTTCACATGAATCTTTGTGTTCCGAAGTGCAATTTTGAGTTTAATAAAGCAAATTTCCGACAAGTATTAAAAGCCTGTGCAGATCTTAGAGCATGAGCCAGAAGATAAAGCTTGGTTTCGTGGTTTCAGAATTCAACAGAGATATAACCTACATGATGGAGATCCTCGCAAAGGAGCATGCAGAATTTCTTGGTGCTGAAGTTTCCGAGATAATTCGAGTTCCCGGCACTTTTGATATCCCCATAGCAGTTAAGAAAATGCTCGAAAAAGGTAATGTTGATGCTGTCGTTGCTATAGGGTGTGTGATCGAGGGCGAAACAGAGCATGACGAGATCGTTGCTCAGCATGCTTCAAGAAAAATTGTCGATCTGAGCATAGAATACGGAAAGCCTGTAACGCTCGGCATCAGCGGTCCTGGAATGGGCAGAATCGCTGCTGCTGAAAGAGTTGACTACGCAAAGCGTGCGGTAGAGGCAGCGGTGAAGCTTGTGAAGAGGCTGAGAGAATATGAAAGTGGCAAAAAGGATTGATGCTGTAAAGCCTTCAGCCACGCTTAAGATCTCTTCAATAGCAAAACAGCTCGCTAAGGAAGGAAAAGACGTAGTCGACATGAGTGTTGGTGAACCGGACTTTAAAACTCCGCAGAGGATCATAGATTCTGCATACAAGGCGATGAATGAGGGTAAAGTGTTTTATACTCCAACAAAGGGCATTCCAGAGCTTTTAAACGCAATTGCCGAAAAAATGCAAAAAGAAAACGGCGTCCCGGCTACTGCGGACAACGTGATCGTTACACCCGGAGCCAAATATGCGATCTTCGAAGCGATGATGTGCCTAATTGATGAGGGTGACGAAGTCATTTTGCTTGATCCTTCTTGGGTTAGCTACGAGGCATGCGTTCTGATGGCTGGCGGAAAACCGATCTGGGTTCCACACAACGAAGATTTCAGCGACGCTCCGATTGAAGATTACATCAGCTCAAGCACGAAAATGGTTGTAATAAACACACCAAGCAATCCTTTGGGCGTAGTCTATAGCAAGGAATTTCTAAAGAAGGTTCGAGATCTCGCAGTAGACAAAGACTTGCTTGTGATGTCAGACGAGATCTACGAAAAAATAATCTTTGAAGGTGCGCACTACAGTCTGGCAAGCTTCGATGGAATGTTCGAAAGGACTATAACGATTAACGGGTTCTCCAAGACGTATTCGATGACGGGCTGGCGTCTTGGTTATGCAGTTGCTCCAAAGTGGATCATTGAGAAGATGAACGTGATGCAATCACACTCGGTGAGTCATCCAACTTCTTTCGTGCAATACGCTGGACTCGAAGCTTTGAAGAGCGATGAGAGCTTCATAAAGCAAATGGTTGCGGAGTTCAAAGCAAGAAGAGACATGATCATGAAAAAGCTCGATGAGCTCGGAATTCGATACGCTCCGCCTAAAGGAGCATTTTACATATTCATGAACGTTGGAAAAGACGGAGACAAGTTCTGTGAAGATTTTCTCAGAAAAGAATTCGTAGCCTTAACTCCTGGCTCTGCATTTGGCATTGCTTTTAGTGAATGGGTCAGATTGAGCTACGCTACTTCAAGGGAGAGAATAGCAGAATTTTTAAAGAGATTGGAAAGGTTTATTTCCTGATTCCATTTTATTTTTGGCTAAAAATGGATCACTTGTGGATAAAATATATATGAACATACTCGAATTAAGCGCATGAAAAACGCAAAAGAGTTGGCGATGTTGATCGCTGGAATAGCGATAGGATTTGTAGCATGTTTCTTGCTATTAAATCTGATGCAAATAACTCCGAGCGGAAAAAATGAATCGCAGGACTTTTCAAAGAATTTGAGCAAAGCTCTCGAAGAGATCAATCGACAGGTTAAGATGTCTTATCCCAATATTAGTGTAAGGGTGAAGAACTACACTTACGCTGGCGAGTTCTACCTCGTGAACCTCGAATTCTATGACGAAAACGGAACACTTACAACCGCGAGATACTATCTATC
Coding sequences within:
- a CDS encoding flavin reductase family protein; the encoded protein is MLELLYPLRTYLIVSGVEKPNIMTADWVIPLSFEPKMLGVSVGHKRYTNKLIKDYKEFVVAVPTIELLRDVWIAGSISGATEDKISKVKLTLVKSQKIRVPSIKECQANLECKVINEVEVGDHTLFVGEIVNATYGDAFRGGKADLGYRFILHTSFGKNFTTNSSEIFTP
- a CDS encoding P-loop NTPase, which codes for MKIAVSGKGGVGKTTLSAILAHLFAKDGYRVTAIDCDTAMNLPSALGIRTKLKPLAELKEVIEERVVGPLGTYKLNPKVDDIFENYSVYNEDGVRVLVLGTIEKGGEGCFCPENAFLRAILRHAIFREKDVLILDMEAGIEHLGRGTARGVDLLIAVVEPGSRAFETLERIEKLAKDIGIEKIGVVINKFIESEEAKKLLEKIRHPILGKIPFSECFIKADINNIPPYKLCDLQPFREIKTEIERLCR
- a CDS encoding DUF166 domain-containing protein; translation: MQIGVVVRKGKNRRAIELFSRFFDVKVYEVEKELPMLIENPKDYLKLPEDFKPDLIVSYLLHPDLNLELIRQASERGIKLVIISGGTKSGSYKQLKDEGDKLGVKVFWEEICCTTPKIEGSEFFELFGSPEFEIEVENGIIKDVKVKRSSFCGSTYYVAEKIKGLNIEEAPSKAGYYTQIFPCIASRGLQGGIHKAANAHKKAVEKAIEKALRTKSFEKSSI
- a CDS encoding deoxyhypusine synthase; amino-acid sequence: MEHTAPIEVNNKSFADLLHSMTKTGFQGRRLGLAFEIWLEMLKEERITILMGLAGAMVPAGMRKTISWMIRNRFIDVLVSTGANLFHDIHEALGFKHYLGSDAVNDEELYREGIDRIYDVFAHEKEFNKIDFLISEIFAEHEGIYSSREIIEKIAEKIRKNAKEDSIVISAYEEGVPIFCPAIADSSIGIGASLANRRCIVDTIKDVEELTEIVAKSEKTGVIYIGGGVPKNFIQQTEVVARLKGYEVDGHDYAIQITTDSPYFGGLSGCTFEEGISWGKINWKSKKVQVFVDATIALPILAHGLLGAKRNAYPVFSFEEGVKLSFSQRT
- a CDS encoding arginine decarboxylase, pyruvoyl-dependent, encoding MFETSELELVGYKQSSGRAGGLNLASEGRFLPKKVFFTSGVGRHKDALVSFELALRDAGIEKFNLVTVSSIYPPGCELITKEDGLKELYPGQIVFCVMSRMTSCEKGKKIFASVGAAIPDTPLLNGYLTEYHGYCNGEEGKHAEEMAAYMLRTAFDIEPAKTFNITATAEVEDYTTVVAAAVFVI
- the ribH gene encoding 6,7-dimethyl-8-ribityllumazine synthase, with amino-acid sequence MSQKIKLGFVVSEFNRDITYMMEILAKEHAEFLGAEVSEIIRVPGTFDIPIAVKKMLEKGNVDAVVAIGCVIEGETEHDEIVAQHASRKIVDLSIEYGKPVTLGISGPGMGRIAAAERVDYAKRAVEAAVKLVKRLREYESGKKD
- a CDS encoding pyridoxal phosphate-dependent aminotransferase, whose translation is MKVAKRIDAVKPSATLKISSIAKQLAKEGKDVVDMSVGEPDFKTPQRIIDSAYKAMNEGKVFYTPTKGIPELLNAIAEKMQKENGVPATADNVIVTPGAKYAIFEAMMCLIDEGDEVILLDPSWVSYEACVLMAGGKPIWVPHNEDFSDAPIEDYISSSTKMVVINTPSNPLGVVYSKEFLKKVRDLAVDKDLLVMSDEIYEKIIFEGAHYSLASFDGMFERTITINGFSKTYSMTGWRLGYAVAPKWIIEKMNVMQSHSVSHPTSFVQYAGLEALKSDESFIKQMVAEFKARRDMIMKKLDELGIRYAPPKGAFYIFMNVGKDGDKFCEDFLRKEFVALTPGSAFGIAFSEWVRLSYATSRERIAEFLKRLERFIS